From the Triticum urartu cultivar G1812 chromosome 4, Tu2.1, whole genome shotgun sequence genome, the window GAAAACTACATTAGTAGGTTGAGCAGGACGCATATGGAAAAAATAGGATATATTCCTTGTTTTGCAAACAGTCCATAATAAAGCGCCAGAACCAATAGATACAACGGCTCTACTCTTTGCTAGTATAGGTCGGCAGCCAATTTTGATAGAGACCAAAGAAGGATGTGGGCGTTGACTATACCTCAAGTACAGTATATGGTTTCTAACCCCCGCGTCGCCTcccccggcggcggcgggggaacCCTAGCCGCACTGCCTCGGCACCCTCCCCACCTCGTCCcacctcctcgccgccgcctgaGGCCGCCACCGGGCAAGCCCGGGGCGCCAAGGATGGTGGCGGCGGGGTCTCGGCTGCCCTGCCTCTCCGTGGGGAGTCTCAGATCTGGAGCGGCGGCTCCTTTTGGCGAGGCACGGCAAGCTCCGGTGAGCAGCCGTGTGGGCGGTGGATCTGGCGTCCTGGCCGTGTGGGTGGCGGGATCCCGGTGGTCGTTGGTGGCTGGCGGCGGCTTCTGCGGCGGTCGGTGCGCGCGATCTGGCGCCTCCCCTCCTCCCCTGTTCGGCGTGCGGGCCAGCCTGGTCGGGCCGCGCTTCCCGTGGTCGCCGGTTCTGTACAGGAGGCGCTGGTGGTGGCGGGGATCTATTCGGGCGAAAACCCTGGCCGGCCATGCCCGGCCGCGCCGACAATGACATCTAGGGCGCCGTTCCCCTCCTTGGAGGCGTCGGTATGGACTGATCTCCTCACTTCCCCTTCCCCTAGGTCTCCCGAGTGAAAGCCCTAACTTTATTGGGCGGCGGCGGCACTCACAGCGTCGTTACCTCCTTGAAGGCGCCGCTTTAGGAACCTTGGGGTTGGGTGGCGCTTGTGGGTGGTGGGTGACGGTGGTGGCGCGGACCTATCCTAGCATGGATCTACGTCTGTTGCTTAGAGATGGACTCGCGTAGGTGGAGGTCGTCGtttggcgtcgtggtggcgtccaTGGCGGAAGACCTTCCAAGGCTTGCGTAGGTGGAGGTCGTCGTTTGGCGTCGTGGTAGCATCGATGGCGAAGGACCTGCTAAGGTTGACACCTCAATCTGCTCTGAAGATGGACTAGTGGAAGATGACGGCGACGACACATGTGAGTGCGTCAGACCGGTTTGTGCCCCGAACCCGGTAGATGGCTGGGTTGGGGCCtccggctttagatgttaggcttaggtgagAGGTCTGGGTTTGTGGCCCAGCTTGCACCCCTTCATCATATGGATAGGAGTAGCGGCAAATGTTATCAAGATGATGGATTTAGGCATAGTGTTATTATactactttgtaaggtcctcgagaataatcaataaaatgACCGCATGCATCTtccagatgcagaggccaggggtcatcctccttttctaaaaaaaatgaGGTTACCCAATGCCCCAGAAACCACATTCCATTGACACAGGAGACTACTATTTCTAGCTTCAAGATTAGTAACTCCCAACCCCCTCGATCTCTAGGACGACAAACATCCAACCAGATAACCAACCGATACTTTTACACTCCATCCTTCTCTTGCCAACAAACTATACAAGCACGAAAGAAATCAAGTCTCTTACCAACACCTCTAGGCCAACGAAAAAGGGACAATAAGAGAATAGGAATATTACTGACACAAGTATCACAGAGAATAAACGAGGCCCCATGGAGTGAAAGATCCCTTGCCATGAAGCTGCCATTTTTCATATTTGTCCTCAGGTGGCTCCCAATCAAGATTACATAACTTTTGAAAATGTAGAGAAATCCCTAAATATCTAAAAGGAAAAATCACCTACTATGTAAGTAAAAATTTGAGCATAATCATTCTATTCCAGCAACGCATCGCTAAAACAGTGGATCTTGCTCTTCAGAACTTAATTTTAGCCATGTTCAATGCTCATAAACATATAAGATAACCTTCAAGGTCATCTTCCAAATAAAAGATGGTATCGTCTGCGTATTGTAGAATGGTGAAACCTCGGTTATACCAAGGAAGCAATAACATCAATAGTTAAATTAAAGAGGAGAGTGGGGAAAGGACTCCCCCTGCCTCAAGCCTTTCCTAGTAACAAACTAAGAGCCTGACATGTCATTCAAGGTAATAGTTGCTTTACCATCGCTAAAAAAACAATTAGGCCACCGTACAAATTTAACCAGGAATCCTTTCATGCTTAACGCATCATGCACAAATTCCAAAATGAATTTATTGTATGCTTTCTCGAAATCTAGTTTAAAAAGGGCAGCAGAGTATGCAATGAATATAAAGTCTCATGTAAAACAACTACATTATCTAACATAAACTGACCTTTGGTAAAAGCAGATTGAGCTTTGTGAACACTCTTGTCTACAGTCAACATGGCTCTACTATTGAGAACTTCAGTAACAATTTTAAATCGAACATTAAGGATGAAGATGGGCCTATACATCTGTTTTATCAGCCCCTTGACCTTTAGCGGTCAGAGTTACTATATCATAGTTTAGTCTAGAAATGTCAATAACGCGATCATAAAAATCCTGGAAAATTTTAAGAAAATCACCAGAGACAAGACGCCAAAAGATTAGGTAAAACTCAACAAGCATGCCATCTAGCTCACTGCTCTATTGTGACTCGTGGGGAAACTGCAGTTTTAATCTCGTCATGTGTAAACTTGTCATTCAACCTACTGTTATCTACATCGGAAAGGCAACCGGGCAAAGGAATAATAAGAGAGAAAGGAAGAAGATCGTCCTTCCAAAAAGCTTCTTATAAAAGGTAGTAGCATATTTGATGAGTTGTTCGCCTCCTTGAATGATGCGCTCATCTTGATTGAATCTGAAAAATCTTATTCTTACATTTTGTACCACTAGCATTAATCATAAAATACTTAGAATTACTATCTCCATGTCTTATATCTCTCTCTTTATACTGTTAGTACCATTTAAATTCCTCCTCCCTAAGAATTTTATTTCAGTCATTTTCCAGTTTATCTCTTAAGCCATAGTCAGATTCTAAGGCACCAAAAAGCTCACATTTCTTATCCACAACATCCAGCCAATTAGTAATGCATTCTCTATCCCTCCTATAAGCCTCCTCACCATTAAGATTCTAGCCCTTGAGGCTTGTCTTGAAAGGTTTCATAGTCAATGCAAGGTACTGCCTCTGCGAGCGAACAATAGACGACCAGGCATTGTTAACTATATCGGAGAGATCTTTCATAGTCCACCAGCTTAATTCAAACCTAAAAGATGCATTTATCGCAACAGTATTATCACAGTATGTAAAAGAAGAGCAGCATGGTTAGAAACCCCTCTAACCAGGATTCTGACAGTAACCAAAGGAAACCTTTGCTCCCAGGAGGGGCTAACCAAAATTGTATGTAATTTAACAAACAGAGGGTCCATCTGGTTATTAGACCATGTGTAGCTCGGACATGACATCACAAGCTCTTTAAAACTCATCCCCGTACACATTGATTAGGATTCACTTGAATCCTGATCACTTGTTCATTATGACCATTCTAGTCATAAACCTCTCGGCCATACATGTATCTACCTGGAACAGATCATGTCTAACACCCATAAGTGAACATCCAAAAGCCCCATCAGAAGGCTGCCAGAACCAAATAACTGTAGCCAGCCAGGAATCAATAAGATCCTTCTTTTTTGTCTCTTGTATACAGATAAACTCAAGGTAAGGTATAGCTAAATCGCATGTTTCTTATTGCAGATAATGCAGGAGAGGGCTTGAACTATATTAGTCTCCAAGTGTTGAGGGTTGCCACATCCAATTTTTCTATAAACAACAAACTGGGAGAGGGAGGATTCGGAGAGGTTTTTAAGGTATGTATTGTGCTTTGGTATGAATATTACATGAGAATACAAATCTATACTAAATGTACCAGAGACAATATTTGGTGAATTATTTAATTTAATCCAAGAGCAAACTTGCCTCTACTGTCTACATAGGGGGAAATGCAGGACGGAATGAAAATAGCCGTCAAAAGGTTGTCAAAGGACTCTGTTCAAGGGTTTGGTGAGCTGAAAAATGAGCTAGTGCTAGCTAACAAACTTAAGCACAAGAATCTGGTGCAGCTTCTCGGTGTTTGCTTGCAAGAGAAACTGCTGGTGTACGAATATATGCCTAATGGAAGCCTAGACACGATTATTTTCAGTAATTCTCCCATCTCATCTTGTCAAAACTTTAGTACACCACTAGTCTGCTATTCTGCTGTTTTTAGTTTGAGTGGTGCATGTGTGTCGCAGATTCGGAGAAGGCACACCAACTCGATTGGATGAAAAGAAGCATGATCATCTCTGGGATTGCTCGAGGTCTACTGTATCTCCACCAGGAGTCTCGTCTAAAAGTCATCCACCGTGACCTGAAGCCAAGCAACGTCTTACTGGACCTGGATATGAACCCCAAGATCTCAGATTTTGGTCTTTCTAGGGCTTTCGGTGGAGATCAATCGATGGATGTAACAAAACGTGCTGTTGGTACACTGTAAGTCTTTGCTTCTGTGTACGTACTTCCTCTGCAAATGCACACTGTTCTAGCCAAATTAACGGAAGATGACCGTTTGAGTGATACGATATCAAATGGTAAATGCAACACTGAGCAAGAGTGCTTATTTTGGAACTAATTCATGCAGCGGATACATGGCTCCGGAATATGCGTACCACGGCCAAGTCTCTACCAAGTCAGACATGTATAGCTTCGGAGTCGTAGTTGTAGAGATTGTGACTGGTAGGAGGAACAATGCATCACTCGACGATGATACTGCCTCCAGATCTCTGCTCAGCCAGGTAAGATCCGCACACATAATGTACCTCACTCATTTGTGGAGATAACTTGCCGACTAGCTGCTACTTATTTATCTTTTACGTACAGGTATGGGAAGCGTGGAGCGCAGGCTCGATGGAAGAGGTGGTGGATCCTTCCCTGGGCAGAGGTTACCCCAAGAACGATGTGCTAAAGTGCGTGCAGATCGGGCTGCTGTGTCTCCAGGAGGATCCCAGCGCCAGGCCGGCCGCGTGGGAGGTCGTCCTCATGCTCGACAGCCCCTCCATGTCCATGACTATGCGGACTCCGACCAGGCCAGCGTTCTGCTTCACACAACCTGGAGTCAGCAACCCCACGCTCAGTTACCAAAGCAGCCGGGGTGCTATCACCAGCCAACAACTGCCTACCCCCGTTTCAGGCAATGACGTGACGATTTCTGATGTCGAGCCTAGGTAGGATGATTTCAAACAAGTTTGCATCAGTAAGGCGAATACCAACTGTTAAAAATAATTGCCTTTAGTCATGTCCGGAAATGTACAAGATGCTCGTTCATGCTTCTTTAGCTAGCTGATCAAGAGTGAGTCGATAGATACATACGTGGGTCTAGTGATACTAGTCGTATTCAATAATGTTTAAGCTAAAAGTGATCAAGGTAGCCGAGTGATTATTGTTGGCTTGCATATCATATGGAGCAAGCTGAGACCGGTTGTCATGTCTGTGTAGGCCCAGGTTGTTTCTATCGGCTGCCTGTGTATATAAGCATGGGGAGGTGCGTGAGTATTGTAACGTCTTGGTATTCGAGAGATTGTAAATAAAGAAAACAATGCATGTCAGGTCTCTTTGGCAAACCTTTTGCGTGCGCGTGTTTGTGATATTTTTTATTTGATATCCGAGCAAGGTTGAAGATTCAAATCCACAATTGCCCCATGAGTAAGACGATGTAACACCCTGTAATTTTAACAGGTGTTCTCATACATCAACGGTTCTTCTCATCGCCACTGACGGCCATTTTATTTGCCCTTATTGATTTTCAAATCAGAGACGGCCGTGGGGGCAACTCTGAGAGGCATTGAATCTTGGAGTACTCTTTTATTCATATCAAACACGGTACCGTGAAATTGATTCCACGGCTTCGTCATTCCCCCTGTCGTAGTCACCTTCATGTAACATTTCAAAACAAAGCTTCTTCTCGAAAGATCTGAGACCATGGCTCCGCCAGGCTTGTTGAGCTAGTCAAAATTCACTACTCATTTTCGCGAATCGCACTCCGGAAGCATCTTCCATGGTTTATTCTAATTCAGTGGCTAGATTTATTTGGTACTCCAAAAATGTTTTAATTGAAATGAATTGGTGGCCTGGTTTGGATAACCCCATAGCAACCCCCTTCCTCCCACATCGTGTCCTCActcccttcttcctcctcacacCGTGCTCCCCTACATGGCCTAAGCACCTCCATCCCTTGTCTATCTTCCATGCAATGGGACCCTTGCAGCACTCCCTCTCACGAGCAGCCCCCACCAACGCCTCACCTACTCCATTTCCCTCATTTGCGATGCCCTTGCTTGTCCTCCCCCCCACCTCCTAATGCAGACTAGACCTGAGTttgaggaagaaaaagaagaggagacaTGAATAAGAGCAAGATGAGAAGGACAAGAGGAGAAGATCCCCGTCTCCCGTGTTTCCTTCATCATCCTCTTGTGTGCTCCCACCACCATGAGCCATATTCACTGCTCTGACCCTTTTGTCAAACTTTAATACGACTTGACCCTGTTTTAAAATCTTTTTTGAACCTGACCTTTTTTCTATCGCCGCCGTCTTTGGCGGTAGGTTTACACTGCCTACCGCCATTGACTTTGACGGTAGGTTTTGATCAACGTTTAAACAACTGTTTGCTGACTGCGCGAAGCCTACCGCCATAGCTGGTGGCGGTAGCTAGTTGTAGCGTACCGCCAGCCACAGTGGCGGTACGCTTCTATTCGATTGCAAGTGTGTCTCATTGCATGCATTCATGTTCATACATAGCACTCCATCATCTTGATGTATTTTTTTTAAATGGAGGCTTACCCCCGGCTTCTGCATCATAATGATGCATGCAGCCATCTTATTAAGAGATCACAAAGTATCACAAAGTCGTCAAAGTATTACAGCTCACAAGAGCGGACATATTCCAATCCGAATACGAGCCACCGTAGTCTGTTCGACCCCAGTTAACCACATTCCAAACAACGATGCAATGTCAACTGGAGGAGTAATGTTGAAGGCTATATGAATCGTTCTCCAAAGCAATTTGGCTAGTGGGCATTCAAGAAATAAATGTTGTATTGTTTCGTCATGATCACAAAAGCAACATCGTGGACTACCTACCCATTGCCTCTTGATTAAGTTGTCCTTTGTAAGAATTTCTTATttgtggacaaaccacataaagaTTTTAATGCGCAAAGGAAACTTAATCTTCCAAATATGCAACGATCTCAAGACTGGGCCAGAATTAATCAAATCCAAATAGAAAGATTTTACCGTAAAAATCCCATTCTTAGCTAGTTTCCATTGTGTGGAGTCCGGTTGGTCGGAGAGTTGAACATCTATCAATCTCCAAACCAGGTGCATCCATGCATTCCATCGCTCACCAACTAGAGCTCGTCTGAATTGAATATTTAAGGGGATCGTATGTAAAATTGTGCCTACGTAACCCTCCTTACGTTGCACAATGTTATACAAGGTGGGATATTGTACGGCCAGGGGGCGTCTCTCCTAACCACGTATCCTCCCAAAACCTTGTTGACATCCCATTGCCAATCAGGAATTTGACCCTCCGAAAGAACAGGCCCTTCACTCGCATGATGTACTGGACCGTCGAGCCTATCCCTCCGCCGACTCTGGGGGCGACTGTGGGAGGGGGGGCATGGAGGCGACTCATGGGGCAACTGTGGGGGCGACGGCGGGAGTGAGTACACACCTTTGACACATGTGCTAAGCAACTCAAACTTAGTAAAAAGTGGGAGTGGCTATCGGTAGCTCGACTGATTTTTCAAATTAGGTTGGTCAATTCATTCTGGACGTCGGATGGAGATCTAACAGCTCGTagccctccttcttcctcctcctcccagCGTTCCACCGACCGAACCGCCGGCCACCACCAGCGCCGCCCAGCCCTCCCAGAAACCACCCCCCGGTCTTCCGCCGCCCTCTGCCATCCCTCTAACCCCCCCCTCCCACACACACACCGAGTTTTTTCTTCGGCGAAGCACGACACCACAGCCCCCCACTACCGCCGTCCACCACCGCCCCACCCTCAACCCTAGGATAGATAATGTGGTAGCTTGCCCAACGAGCTTCTTCCTCCCCTCAATTTCTTTCTTCAACCAAAATCGATTAACCCAAATTCGAAATTCAGGCGATTGACATGCAGCTATTGTGAAAAAGTAAACACCTTTGACATGCATGTACATGCACGCTGATCAATAAATCAACTAGTGCATGCAGACGCGAACACCAAATCCGGCCCCACAAACGCCCGCGGACGCGACCAGGCGCGTTCGCGGACAGTGTCCCCCTCTTCCTCCGGATCCGCCGCGTCTGAAGGTAAGCCCACGGTGATCCAGACTTTGCACATTACTTGGATCTGATCAAGGAGCTACAACCGACGCTCCGACGCTAGATAAGGGTAGCTCCTAACCCGTCGGCGTGGTGGCGTGACTACTTGATTGTGGTGGCGGACGGCGAGTGATGGCGAGTGAAATATAGAGGTGGACGGGAGAGGAGAAATGTGGATGGATAGGGTTTCGGTGCCAGCGCTCGCCTTAAATAGCTGGGCTAGGGGCCTTGCACAGGCACCAGAGCGCCAACACGTGGCGCCATCGGTCCATTGGAGGAGACGCGTCGGACCGTTGGGTTCCGGGTGATTTCATGTGGGACCTGGCTGTCAGTCCGACTAATTATCCAAATGACTATCCTTGTGATTACAAGAAAAGTAGCACTCGCTGCGGACAATGCCTAGGCATACTCTCGAAAAAACCATTCTTGTGATTACTATCTATTTTGAGATAAACAATAATTTATGAAATAATTACATGCAAGCTAATATATGATAAGTATACTTAGTTTAACGTTTAAACTCAGATCTATATCTGGTACTCATCTCATTGGCTGGCTCTATAGCTACATGGGTATTCGGATATACTCCCTTCATTTCAGAATATAGTGTGCTCGTGCTTCCCAAAGTCCAATTttaaccataaatttaaccaataAGACCGGCTACGACGGAAGAAAAAAATTATTCACTAGTATAATTTTTGCTCCCATTGTAATCGGTCTCGTTAATTAAATTTATAGTTAAAGTTGAAGCATGGGAAGTACTATATTTTAAAATAGAGGGAGTATATGCATGTGCGGCCGGCCGATGTATGTATTCAAATATGTAGTCTATATGCATGCATTAGTGCTTACGTACTGGGGCTACTTACCTGGGTGCTTACGAACATGCATGCATATCAACAGCAAGTGGTGTGAGTGAAGCATGGTCTCCCTATAAAGATGCATGCATGCAACGACACACTTGCACGATGGCATGCAACGACACACAGCACGATGGAAGCCTGCCGTCACTGTCATTGGCGGTAAGCTAAAACAGGCTACCGTCGCCGGCTATGGCGGTAGGCTTCGCGAAGTCAACAAACGTCCGTTTAAATGTTGACCAAAGCCTACCGTCATTGATCTAGGCGGTAGGCAGTGTAAACTTATCGTAAAAGACAATGATGATAGAAAAAAGATCAAATCTGAAAAAGATTTCAGAACGAAATCAAATCGTGCTAAAGTTTGATAAAAAGAATTTGGCCACCACCATGGTGAAGATCTACACCCCTCTTACATGTGCCATGGTTCTGTAGGTACGGGATTCATGTTGATTATGGTTGGGGACTGAAAATAAAACCATCCCCCATGACGCCTGCGGATTCTCAATGCTAAGCTTTTCTTCAAGAAGAAAACTAGGAAAGGCCCATTAGTCGGCCTGAAAAGGTAGTATACATATATTTCTTGCGAGTTAAGAAAG encodes:
- the LOC125553260 gene encoding cysteine-rich receptor-like protein kinase 44, which translates into the protein MPTMPSRALALVLLLLAASKAASQGVCIDPRPSSAAAPAPPTSNTTNSSAFRTNVLTLLNALPQAVAPTGFASLSLGTGRDRAFVRGLCRGDTTPSQCLADMQASVIDLRGRCASNRSAAAYYDKAYITFADTNDTINLYYEKRSLNALYDVLTVSDPESFDQTYNVLMKRLVARAASEGGNTSAMFATGEAVYAPSDPKGTMYGLVQCMRDLSASQCDWCLQSLVPVLPTCCYGYQGGVARNFNCLLRIQIYTFYDLALDAPPPAAPTPGSPDETRRNTRLQHVILAVAISVGTLFVLVVVLACVRRQRKRIKADKEQQDNAGEGLNYISLQVLRVATSNFSINNKLGEGGFGEVFKGEMQDGMKIAVKRLSKDSVQGFGELKNELVLANKLKHKNLVQLLGVCLQEKLLVYEYMPNGSLDTIIFNSEKAHQLDWMKRSMIISGIARGLLYLHQESRLKVIHRDLKPSNVLLDLDMNPKISDFGLSRAFGGDQSMDVTKRAVGTLGYMAPEYAYHGQVSTKSDMYSFGVVVVEIVTGRRNNASLDDDTASRSLLSQVWEAWSAGSMEEVVDPSLGRGYPKNDVLKCVQIGLLCLQEDPSARPAAWEVVLMLDSPSMSMTMRTPTRPAFCFTQPGVSNPTLSYQSSRGAITSQQLPTPVSGNDVTISDVEPR